The following coding sequences are from one Methanomassiliicoccales archaeon window:
- a CDS encoding Rieske 2Fe-2S domain-containing protein: MSDIKVAKTQEISSGTMMGIEIKGNYYLIANVDGKFYAMDGTCSHMAGQLWKGTLDGFVVKCPKHGSRFDLRTGAVVSQVKIPLIGKAKPLKTYPLSISGDDISIDI; the protein is encoded by the coding sequence ATGAGCGATATCAAGGTGGCTAAGACCCAGGAGATATCTTCGGGCACGATGATGGGCATAGAGATCAAAGGCAATTATTATCTGATCGCCAACGTGGATGGCAAGTTCTATGCCATGGATGGAACCTGTTCGCACATGGCTGGACAGTTGTGGAAGGGTACGTTGGACGGATTTGTTGTGAAATGCCCCAAACATGGTTCCAGATTTGACCTGAGAACGGGAGCTGTCGTATCACAGGTAAAGATACCCCTCATTGGCAAGGCAAAGCCTCTTAAAACCTATCCATTGTCGATCAGTGGGGATGACATATCCATAGATATCTGA